A single genomic interval of Mesoplodon densirostris isolate mMesDen1 chromosome 8, mMesDen1 primary haplotype, whole genome shotgun sequence harbors:
- the CNOT9 gene encoding CCR4-NOT transcription complex subunit 9 has protein sequence MHSLATAAPVPTALAQVDREKIYQWINELSSPETRENALLELSKKRESVPDLAPMLWHSFGTIAALLQEIVNIYPSINPPTLTAHQSNRVCNALALLQCVASHPETRSAFLAAHIPLFLYPFLHTVSKTRPFEYLRLTSLGVIGALVKTDEQEVINFLLTTEIIPLCLRIMESGSELSKTVATFILQKILLDDTGLAYICQTYERFSHVAMILGKMVLQLSKEPSARLLKHVVRCYLRLSDNPRAREALRQCLPDQLKDTTFAQVLKDDTTTKRWLAQLVKNLQEGQVTDPRGIPLPPQ, from the exons ATGCACAGTCTGGCAACGGCTGCG CCTGTGCCTACTGCACTGGCTCAGGTGGATAGAGAGAAGATCTATCAGTGGATCAATGAGCTGTCCAGTCCTGAGACAAGGGAAAATGCTTTGCTGGAGTTAAGTAAAAAGCGAGAATCTGTTCCTGACCTTGCACCCATGCTGTGGCATTCATTTGGTACTATTGCAGCACTTTTACAG gaaattgtaaatatttatccatCTATCAACCCACCCACCTTGACAGCACACCAATCTAACAGAGTTTGCAACGCTCTGGCATTATTGCAATGTGTAGCGTCACACCCAGAAACCAG gtcaGCATTTCTTGCAGCACACATCCCACTTTTTTTGTACCCCTTTTTGCACACTGTCAGCAAAACACGTCCCTTTGAGTATCTTCGGCTAACCAGTCTTGGAGTTATTG GGGCCCTGGTGAAAACAGATGAGCAGGAAGTAATCAACTTTTTACTGACAACAGAAATTATCCCTTTGTGTTTGCGCATTATGGAATCTGGAAGTGAGCTTTCTAAAACG GTTGCCACATTTATCCTCCAGAAGATCCTCTTAGATGACACTGGTTTGGCTTATATATGTCAGACATACGAGCGTTTCTCCCATGTTGCCATGATCTTG GGTAAGATGGTCCTGCAGCTATCCAAAGAGCCTTCCGCCCGTTTGCTGAAGCATGTAGTAAGATGTTACCTTCGACTCTCAGATAATCCCAG GGCACGTGAAGCACTGAGGCAGTGCCTCCCTGACCAGCTGAAGGACACGACCTTCGCCCAGGTGCTAAAAGATGACACCACCACTAAACGCTGGCTTGCACAACTCGTGAAGAACCTGCAAGAGGGCCAGGTCACCGATCCCCGGGGTATCCCCCTGCCCCCTCAGTGA